A single window of Paenibacillus sp. FSL H8-0537 DNA harbors:
- a CDS encoding TrkH family potassium uptake protein, which produces MTPPQILTLGFLAIIAVGTLLLSLPHASANHHATPLIDALFTATSAVCVTGLVVVDTGIHYSTFGELVILVLMQIGGLGFMTMSTLFALALRKRISLRERLLLQESMNQSSLEGIVRFIRRVLIYAFAIEGVGALVLALRWSTEMPFGKALYFGIFHSVSMFTNAGFDIMGPMNGPFSSFVNHVNDPIINVIVIALIFLGGIGFIVLAEMWDYPKTRKLSFHSKVVLYATGILFVAGAAVIFIFEFTNTKTLEPLSISGKLYSSLFQSISPRSGGANTLDIPSLRHATQFLIILLMFIGASPGSAGGGIKVTTFAILIGAVFAMIRGREDVVFFRRRLAKDRVYKALTITIASLAAIILFTMILSTTEDVDFLVLLFEVTSAFGTTGLSLGLTPHLTVIGKVLIIIMMFAGRLGPLTLAFTLVPTQEKKELYRYPEGKIMIG; this is translated from the coding sequence ATGACTCCGCCGCAAATTCTTACGCTCGGCTTTCTCGCGATTATTGCGGTCGGTACTCTATTGCTTTCCCTGCCTCATGCTTCGGCAAACCATCACGCAACGCCGCTCATTGACGCATTGTTCACAGCCACCTCCGCTGTTTGCGTAACGGGGCTTGTCGTCGTCGATACCGGCATCCACTATTCGACCTTTGGCGAGCTCGTTATTCTCGTGCTTATGCAAATTGGCGGGCTTGGCTTTATGACGATGTCTACGCTGTTCGCCCTTGCCCTGCGCAAACGAATATCGCTGCGCGAGCGGCTGCTGCTGCAGGAATCAATGAATCAATCCTCGCTGGAAGGGATCGTCCGCTTCATTCGGCGCGTGCTCATTTATGCTTTTGCGATCGAAGGGGTAGGTGCTCTCGTTCTCGCACTGCGCTGGTCAACGGAAATGCCCTTCGGCAAGGCGCTGTACTTCGGCATTTTTCATAGCGTGTCGATGTTCACCAACGCTGGATTTGATATTATGGGGCCGATGAACGGTCCGTTCAGCAGCTTTGTCAATCATGTCAACGATCCAATCATTAATGTGATCGTCATTGCACTCATTTTTCTCGGCGGTATCGGCTTTATCGTGCTGGCGGAAATGTGGGATTACCCCAAAACGCGCAAGCTGTCCTTTCATTCCAAGGTTGTGCTCTATGCGACAGGCATTTTGTTTGTTGCAGGTGCAGCCGTTATTTTTATTTTTGAGTTTACGAATACCAAAACACTAGAGCCGCTTAGCATAAGCGGCAAGCTGTACAGCTCATTGTTCCAAAGTATATCGCCGCGTTCGGGCGGCGCCAATACGCTTGATATTCCGTCGCTGCGCCATGCAACGCAGTTTCTCATTATTTTGCTCATGTTCATCGGTGCGTCACCAGGCTCTGCGGGCGGCGGCATTAAGGTGACGACGTTTGCGATTCTTATAGGAGCGGTGTTTGCGATGATTCGCGGCCGTGAGGATGTCGTTTTTTTCCGCAGAAGACTGGCGAAGGACCGCGTGTACAAAGCGCTGACGATTACGATTGCTTCGCTGGCGGCGATTATTTTATTTACAATGATTTTATCTACGACCGAGGATGTCGATTTCCTCGTTCTGCTATTTGAAGTGACATCGGCTTTCGGTACGACCGGACTGTCGCTTGGCTTGACGCCGCATTTGACCGTTATTGGGAAAGTTCTGATTATTATTATGATGTTCGCTGGGCGGCTCGGGCCGCTGACGCTGGCGTTTACACTCGTTCCAACGCAGGAGAAGAAGGAGCTGTATCGTTATCCGGAAGGTAAAATTATGATCGGCTAA
- a CDS encoding ABC transporter permease subunit, translating to MNMSVYLRRYWQLYMLLILPVAYFLIFKYGPMYGIIIAFKDFNFFQGINGSKWIGLDAFKEVFAMADFYKTLRNTLMLNFLDLLVSFPAPLFIAIMLYELKTAWFKKISQTILYIPHFISWVIIGGIVYQVFGTQSGMVNNFITSLGFEAIPFLTDKNDWLITYLIVGVWQSAGWGTIIYLAALTGINRELFEAADVDGAGRLRKIWSITLPSLKPTIVTLLIINVGNMIAIGFERPYIIGNTAVRDYSDVLSTFVYRIGIESGQYTLATVVGLFQAVVGLVFVLGANYLSKKLADQSII from the coding sequence TTGAACATGAGCGTGTATTTACGCAGATACTGGCAATTATATATGCTGCTTATTTTACCGGTTGCTTATTTCTTAATTTTCAAATACGGGCCGATGTATGGCATCATTATCGCATTTAAGGATTTCAACTTTTTCCAAGGTATTAATGGTTCTAAGTGGATAGGGCTTGATGCTTTCAAGGAAGTATTCGCAATGGCGGACTTTTACAAGACGCTGCGCAATACGCTCATGCTTAATTTCTTGGACCTTCTTGTATCTTTCCCAGCTCCGTTGTTTATCGCAATTATGCTGTATGAGCTCAAAACGGCTTGGTTCAAAAAGATTTCACAAACGATTTTGTACATTCCGCATTTTATTTCGTGGGTTATTATCGGCGGGATCGTCTACCAAGTGTTTGGTACTCAATCCGGTATGGTAAACAATTTCATAACTTCGCTAGGCTTTGAAGCGATTCCTTTTCTTACTGACAAAAACGATTGGTTAATTACGTATTTGATCGTCGGCGTATGGCAAAGTGCTGGCTGGGGTACGATCATTTATTTGGCAGCTCTTACAGGTATCAATAGGGAGTTGTTCGAGGCGGCTGACGTTGACGGAGCGGGCAGACTGAGAAAAATTTGGAGCATTACGCTGCCATCCTTGAAGCCGACCATTGTTACCCTCCTTATTATTAACGTGGGCAATATGATCGCCATCGGATTTGAACGTCCTTATATTATTGGTAATACCGCTGTACGGGATTATTCGGATGTGCTCAGCACCTTCGTATACCGTATCGGCATTGAATCTGGACAATATACGCTTGCTACGGTCGTCGGCTTGTTCCAGGCAGTTGTCGGGCTTGTGTTTGTATTAGGCGCCAACTACTTATCGAAAAAACTGGCAGACCAAAGCATCATTTAA
- a CDS encoding YdcF family protein produces MRKRIVSKKIRTLVLCFAAATVGLICWFSSEILIFSMKDEARPVDAILVLGTAVWGDQPSPVLRERLNHAIKLYELGYAESIIFTGGRGSVDELAESEVSRSYAIEKGVQPEHILIEDQSQITEENFKYALAAAEPYALESFIIVSDPLHMKRALMMAGELEMTAYSSPTTTSAYSSLRTQLPFFFRELFYYTGYRMIYALS; encoded by the coding sequence ATGAGAAAACGGATCGTTTCGAAAAAAATCAGAACGCTTGTGCTATGCTTTGCAGCAGCTACAGTTGGGTTAATCTGCTGGTTCTCGAGCGAGATATTGATTTTCAGCATGAAGGATGAGGCTAGGCCCGTTGATGCCATCCTTGTGCTCGGCACGGCGGTCTGGGGCGATCAGCCATCGCCCGTGCTGCGGGAGCGTCTGAACCACGCTATAAAGCTGTATGAGCTGGGCTATGCCGAGTCTATTATTTTCACCGGAGGACGCGGGTCTGTGGATGAGCTTGCAGAGTCAGAAGTATCTCGGAGCTATGCAATTGAAAAAGGCGTGCAGCCTGAGCATATTCTAATTGAAGACCAATCGCAGATTACAGAGGAAAATTTCAAATATGCGTTAGCTGCTGCAGAGCCGTATGCGCTAGAATCCTTTATAATCGTCAGTGATCCGCTGCATATGAAGCGTGCGCTCATGATGGCAGGCGAGCTGGAAATGACCGCCTACTCCTCCCCCACAACGACCTCCGCATACAGCAGCCTGCGAACCCAGCTTCCTTTTTTCTTCCGTGAGCTGTTTTATTATACAGGCTATCGAATGATATATGCTCTGAGCTAG
- a CDS encoding TIM barrel protein, with protein sequence MGKDKGQYSFSTCWNIKRHDVGSSMIDEIRELGFRYVELNYNVTQELLKTIEPMIERGEIGVSSVHNTFPHVADPDYGTDSVLLGFEDEEKRQRAIELLIRSAEYANRYGAKAVVVHPGEVPFDYNIDNELKKIYHDQGPESSAYLKLWNEMLERRESLSEHYLQRIGDSLEDICDQIAAKGWDVSIGIETRSRCYQMPTLREAKSVFDRLKGAPVGLWYDFGHGMMMERMGLYDNARDMEAIKDNVVGIHIHETVGLSDHWCPYVHSGDMNYFDRFLPIIEAAPVKVYELKAACTPEEIEQSHEQLLAKLSERKV encoded by the coding sequence ATGGGAAAGGATAAAGGTCAATATTCGTTCTCGACATGCTGGAATATTAAACGTCATGATGTCGGCAGCAGCATGATCGATGAAATTCGGGAACTCGGCTTTCGCTACGTGGAGCTGAACTATAACGTTACACAGGAGCTGCTGAAGACGATCGAGCCCATGATTGAACGGGGAGAAATCGGAGTATCGAGTGTCCACAATACGTTTCCGCATGTTGCTGATCCCGACTATGGTACCGATTCTGTGCTGCTTGGCTTTGAAGACGAGGAAAAGCGGCAGCGTGCAATCGAGCTGCTGATTCGTTCGGCGGAATATGCGAATCGCTATGGGGCGAAGGCGGTTGTCGTGCATCCGGGAGAGGTGCCGTTCGACTATAACATCGATAATGAGCTTAAAAAAATTTACCACGATCAAGGTCCGGAATCCTCCGCTTATTTAAAGCTGTGGAATGAGATGCTGGAGCGCAGGGAATCGTTGTCGGAACATTACCTGCAGCGCATTGGCGATAGTCTGGAGGATATTTGCGACCAGATCGCGGCTAAGGGCTGGGACGTATCGATTGGCATCGAGACGCGTTCGCGGTGTTATCAGATGCCAACGCTGCGCGAGGCGAAATCGGTGTTTGATCGGCTGAAGGGCGCCCCGGTCGGCTTGTGGTACGATTTCGGCCACGGCATGATGATGGAGCGTATGGGCTTGTACGATAATGCACGGGATATGGAAGCCATTAAGGACAATGTGGTCGGTATCCATATTCATGAGACGGTCGGGTTGTCTGATCACTGGTGTCCGTATGTACACAGCGGCGATATGAACTATTTCGATCGCTTCCTTCCTATCATCGAGGCAGCCCCTGTGAAGGTATATGAATTAAAAGCAGCATGTACACCGGAGGAAATCGAACAGAGCCACGAACAGCTGCTCGCCAAGCTGTCTGAGCGCAAGGTGTAG
- a CDS encoding extracellular solute-binding protein, protein MMKVVKGKKKASVLLALTLAGTMILGACGSNNEKGNEAAGGEATSGKKVTLKVEVFDRGNTPSGLTITNNYLTKYVQDNFGTPNNIDVQFVPIPRSEEIQKLNVLMASGSDVPDIVFTYDSGTFYRYAEQGGLTDLGELLDQHGPNLKKFLGEETLAYGNFKGQQFALPAKRSHLGKYASFVRQDWLDKLGLPVPQTTDELYTTLKAFKEKDPGQTGGKVIPLGMALASAQYEPLLWSFIQPVTDEQRYTQIQQLGSNDFPILLPGFKDGLKFMNKLYNEGLMSKDFSLDEDKKKLNEDASKGLVGFFSEDDMNPFYPDGLYSTLQTNIPDAKLSSVDVYTNSEGKHPKPEYAPVGMYLMVPKSSKHAVEAIKYLDWMASGDNLLTIQNGVAGENYTLKDGIPVLNEDAATDVKNRVYNGGDMAIISNGKQLGDSERNVEAYVQGMPEKFQEETRKALTISRSDTIKPVLFDHPIEAQAKYGAALRDKFNEIVVKTTMVKPDQFESTFESIMKDYMAAGGQAILDERTKAYEAMK, encoded by the coding sequence ATGATGAAAGTTGTGAAGGGGAAAAAGAAAGCCAGCGTTTTGTTAGCACTTACGCTTGCAGGTACGATGATTCTTGGTGCATGCGGCAGCAACAATGAAAAGGGTAACGAAGCAGCAGGGGGCGAAGCGACTTCCGGTAAGAAAGTTACACTTAAGGTGGAAGTATTCGATCGGGGCAATACCCCATCCGGTTTGACTATTACAAATAACTATTTAACAAAATACGTACAGGACAATTTCGGCACGCCAAATAATATTGATGTTCAATTTGTTCCGATTCCACGCTCGGAGGAAATTCAGAAGCTTAACGTTTTAATGGCGAGTGGAAGTGATGTTCCGGATATCGTATTCACATATGATTCGGGTACTTTTTACCGTTACGCTGAGCAAGGCGGTTTGACTGACCTTGGCGAGCTGCTTGATCAGCATGGTCCAAACCTCAAAAAATTCCTAGGTGAAGAAACATTGGCTTACGGAAACTTTAAAGGCCAGCAATTTGCATTGCCAGCGAAGCGTTCGCATTTGGGGAAATATGCATCTTTCGTTCGTCAAGACTGGCTCGACAAGCTAGGCCTGCCTGTGCCGCAAACGACAGATGAGCTTTACACGACTTTGAAAGCGTTTAAAGAAAAAGATCCGGGTCAAACGGGCGGCAAAGTTATTCCGCTCGGTATGGCACTAGCATCTGCTCAATATGAGCCGCTCCTATGGTCCTTCATTCAACCTGTCACTGACGAACAGCGCTACACGCAGATCCAGCAGCTCGGATCAAATGACTTTCCGATCCTGCTTCCTGGATTCAAAGACGGCTTGAAATTCATGAATAAGCTTTATAACGAAGGACTAATGAGCAAAGACTTTAGCCTTGATGAAGACAAGAAGAAATTGAATGAGGATGCGTCTAAGGGCTTGGTCGGTTTCTTCAGCGAAGATGATATGAACCCATTCTACCCAGATGGCTTATACTCGACGCTGCAAACGAACATTCCAGACGCGAAGCTGTCTTCCGTTGATGTGTATACCAATTCTGAGGGTAAGCATCCGAAGCCGGAATATGCGCCAGTCGGCATGTATCTCATGGTTCCAAAGAGCAGCAAACATGCAGTAGAAGCAATCAAGTACTTGGATTGGATGGCTTCGGGAGATAATCTGCTCACCATTCAAAACGGCGTAGCAGGCGAAAATTACACACTAAAGGATGGTATCCCGGTATTGAATGAAGATGCTGCTACAGATGTGAAAAACCGTGTATACAACGGCGGTGACATGGCCATTATCTCCAACGGAAAGCAGCTGGGCGATTCAGAGCGCAACGTTGAAGCTTATGTTCAAGGGATGCCTGAGAAATTCCAAGAAGAAACTCGCAAAGCACTGACGATTTCTAGATCGGATACCATTAAGCCTGTCTTGTTCGACCATCCGATTGAAGCCCAAGCCAAATATGGTGCGGCGCTGCGTGACAAGTTCAATGAAATTGTCGTAAAAACAACGATGGTGAAGCCGGATCAATTCGAAAGCACATTTGAATCGATTATGAAGGATTATATGGCAGCCGGCGGTCAAGCGATTTTGGATGAACGCACGAAAGCTTATGAGGCTATGAAATAA
- a CDS encoding carbohydrate ABC transporter permease: MKDQQASRSFDIVNTIAILLFVLLCLTPFLHIIAISLSSTRSIMSGEVSLFPVEMNWDAYSKVFSDQSMIRSLGFTVILTVLFTIMCMVMTIAAAYPLAKTKLKGRKLVMFVIIITMFFSGGLIPEYMLVRNLGLLDSMWALMLPGLISPFYMIILITFFQNIPDSLEESAEIDGSSYLRTLVSIIVPLSMPVIATLSLFYAVGRWNGFTDTLMYITSPEMYPLQLKLYQLVQNNMVSELLVMEGATGQAKLQPESLKAASVIFATVPIMIVYPWLQRYFVSGVMLGAVKG; the protein is encoded by the coding sequence ATGAAAGATCAACAAGCCAGCCGATCCTTTGATATTGTCAATACGATCGCTATTTTATTATTCGTGCTGCTATGTTTGACTCCGTTTCTTCATATAATTGCCATTTCGTTAAGCTCAACACGTTCCATCATGTCTGGCGAGGTCAGCCTTTTTCCTGTCGAAATGAACTGGGATGCCTACAGCAAGGTGTTTTCAGATCAATCGATGATTCGTTCACTCGGTTTTACCGTTATACTGACGGTATTATTTACAATCATGTGCATGGTCATGACGATTGCGGCGGCTTATCCGCTTGCCAAAACGAAATTAAAGGGACGCAAGCTTGTCATGTTCGTTATTATCATTACGATGTTTTTCAGCGGTGGACTTATTCCGGAGTATATGCTCGTTCGTAATTTAGGCTTGCTCGATTCGATGTGGGCGCTTATGCTGCCAGGTCTCATTAGTCCGTTTTATATGATTATTTTAATTACGTTTTTTCAAAATATTCCCGATTCGCTGGAGGAGTCAGCAGAGATTGACGGAAGCTCTTACCTGCGCACTTTGGTTAGCATTATCGTGCCTCTTTCGATGCCTGTTATTGCTACACTAAGCTTGTTTTATGCAGTAGGGCGCTGGAACGGTTTTACGGATACGCTTATGTATATTACGAGCCCGGAGATGTATCCGCTGCAATTAAAGCTTTATCAGCTGGTTCAAAACAACATGGTCAGCGAACTGCTCGTAATGGAGGGAGCAACTGGACAGGCGAAGCTGCAGCCGGAAAGCTTGAAGGCGGCCAGCGTTATTTTCGCAACTGTGCCAATTATGATTGTCTATCCGTGGCTGCAGCGGTATTTCGTTAGCGGTGTCATGCTTGGGGCGGTCAAAGGTTAA